The sequence TGAAGCCAGGGAAGGAGTTTGGGTACTTTTAAACTGGTGGACGGGCGGTGAAATGATCGAAACCAAAGTCTATTTTGTGGATTATGAAACTCCCAATATTATCCGAAAATCGCCCTACGGAACTAATTCTCTATTATGTGTTTGGGAATTGGAGGTTTTTTTACACGAAAGAAAAACATGGATTAAGGAAGTACTTCTAAACGCTGATAATCCAAGGTTTAACAATTACTTAGAAGATGTTATAAAAAACTGATTATGAAATATTTATGCTTAACTGCATTAGCACTATTGTGCTTAATGCCAGGAACCCTTTTGTCTCAAGATTCCATACCAAAACGTATTTATACCACATCTTTTGTTGAAGGTTTGGAGTCTCCTAAAATTGATGGTTTGTTAAATGATACTTCTTGGGAATTGGTAGCATGGAGCGGTGATTATGTAGAATTGAGTCCTCAAGAAAACACTCCTCCCACGGAACAGACCAAACTTAAAATAGTGTACGATGAAAAAAACTTATACGTAGCCTTTAGATGCTATGACAAAGACCCCGATGGCATCGTTAGAAGGCTTTCAAGAAGAGACGGTTTTGACGGAGATTGGGTAGAAATCAATATTGACAGTTTTCATGATCTAAGAACAGCATTTTCTTTTACGCTTTCAGTTTCTGGTGTAAAGGGAGAGGAATTTATAACCAATGACGGCGGAAGTTGGGACAACACTTGGAACCCAATTTGGTATGCAAAAACCAACATTGACCAAGAAGGGTGGACAGCAGAAATACGAATTCCATTAAGTCAACTCCGTTTTGGAAAAGGTGCAAATCAAGTCTGGGGAATACAGTCAACAAGACGCTATTTTAGAAAAGAAGAACGTTCAGTATGGCAAAGAAGTCCTATAAATGCCCCAGGTTGGGTAAGTAGTTTTGGAGAACTGCATGGCTTAAAAAATTTAGAACCACAAAGACAATTGGAAATTCAACCCTACGTTGTTTCCTCATTTACGACTTATGAAGCTGAAAATGGCAATCCATTTAGAGATGGTAATGACAAGCAATTAAATGCTGGGCTTGATGGAAAAATTGGAGTCACCAATGATCTTACATTGGATTTTACCATAAATCCTGATTTTGGTCAAGTTGAGGCAGACCCATCCGCTATAGCATTGGATGGATTTCAAATTTTCTTTCCAGAACAACGTCCCTTTTTTATTGAAAATAAAAACATATTCGATTATCGTTATTCAACCTCTCAATCACTATACACATTGGGGTTTGACAATATTTTTTATTCAAGAAGGATAGGGCGCTCCCCTCAAGGTTTTGCCAATATTGAACAAGGGGAATTCTCTGAACAACCAGATGCAACCACAATACTTGGTGCAACAAAATTTAGTGGGAAAACAAAAAATGGGTGGTCCATTGGACTTTTGGAAAGTATGACATCCGAAGAATCTGCAAAAATAAATGGCCCTAATGGCGACAGGGAGCAAGTTGTAGAACCATTCACCAATTATTTAGTGGGCAGGCTACAAAAGGATTTTAACAATAGAAATACCTTTTTGGGTGGAATATTTACAGCCACGAACCGGAACAAAACTAAAAATCTTTCTTTTTTACACGAGGCTGCGTATAGTGGTGGAATCGACCTTAAACATCAATGGAAAAATCGTGCTTGGTATCTAAACAGTACCTTTATATTTAGTCATGTTACCGGCACTTCTGAAGCCATAAACGCTACCCAAAATTCTTTTATTCGATTATTTCAAAGAGAAGGGGCATCATACCTAAATGTGGATGCAGGAAGAACATCTTTGACCGGAACAGGAGGAAACATTAATATTGGCAAAGCGGCAGGTAATTGGAGGTTTGAAACAGGGGGCGCTTGGAACTCTCCCGAGCTTGAGCTAAACGATATTGGTTTTCAAATTCAAGCAGATGATTTTCGACACTATTCATGGTTAAGCTATAGAACCACAAAACCTATGGAAAAAGTAAGGTCTTATACATTAAATTATCGTCATTTAGCTTCTTTTGATTTTGGTGGTAATCTTAATGACACAAGATTTGATGTTAACGGATTTGTCAACCTCAACAATAACTGGTTCATCAACGGAGGCATCACCTATAGGCCATTAATTTTCTCCAATTTTGCATTGCGAGGTGGTCCTCGACTGAAATTTCCTTCTCAATTTGGTATTAGGCAAGGTTTAATATCTGACAGTAGAAACAAACTTCGATTGAACATGACCCATACTGCCACATGGGGTGCTGAAAATGCCCTGTTCAATTATAATATTAATGGACAAATAACCTATCAACCTACAAATGCTTTACAGGTTTCAATAGCACCATCTTACACACTGAATAGGGATGAACTACAATATGTAAACACTTCTTTTTTTAATGATGATTCAAGATACATCAACGCAAGTATTCAGCAACAAACATTGAGCTTCCCTTTACGTATTGATTACATACTTACACCAAATTTAAGTCTGCAATATTGGGGGCAGCCATTTATTTCCAGAGGTATTTATAAGAATTTAAAGTATATCACAAACCCTACAGCAAGTCAATTCAACAATAGATTTCAAAGTTATGATCCCACTCAACTTACACTTGTAAATGGAACTTATAATATTGATGAAAACAGCGATGGAAACGTAGACTACAGTTTTTTTCAACCAGATTTTTCATTTGTGCAATGGCGGTCAAATATGGTTTTACGATGGGAGTATATTCCAGGATCTGAATTGTATTTAGTCTGGTCCCAAGACATATCACAGTTTGGTGATTTTAATCAAGGTCTTTTTGAAGGGCTTGACAATAATATTTTAAACACTAGGCCGGAAAACATTTTTCTAGTAAAGGTGACATACAGATTTAGAAGATAATCATGAAGATAAACCCAAACATTAGATTGGTTCAACCAGGAGATATAGATGAAATCATACTTTTATGCAAAGCACATGCTGCCTATGAAAAAACTGAATATAGACTTACAACTCAAAAAGAAGACCTGTTAAATGATTTATTTCTAGAAACACCAAAACTATATTGTATAGTGGTCGTATATGACCACGCAATAATTGGCTACGCAACATACATGAAACAATATTCAACTTGGGATGCAGAAGAATATATTTATATGGATTGTATTTTTCTTAAAGAATACGCAAGAGGCTTAGGACTGGGAGAAAAAATAATGGCCAGAATCCAAGAGGAAGGTAAAAAAATGGGGTGTACACGTATACAATGGCAAACACCTAATTTCAATACCCGTGCCATCAAATTTTATAAACGAATAGGAGCTGTTTCAAAACCTAAGGAACGATTCTTTTTAAATAATAGTTTTTAAAAAATTACGTCCTCTTCTCCCATCTTATTAGCTATTAGCCTAATATATGATTCAATTGTTTTCTCCATTTTCATAGGCTCTAGAACATCTATATCGCTTCTCCAGATAAGCTCCCTTTCTTTATCAATACATATGCAATACAATGAAGTTTCCACGGTATAGATATTGAATGTCTCATAGTATTCTGAATTGTAATAAATGTCTTGATGTTCAAGGTAATCTGTGCTAAAACGAGTATACATTTCATTTAGATTACTCATTCTTTCTCTAAACGTCCTTCTGTTTTCCGTACCAACCACTTTAGTAAAAAGAATGGCATCAAAACCTTTATCCAATAACTGTCCCTCAACTTCTGAGAGTTCTTCTTCTGACTTTTCTGAAGATGTAAATTCAACATCAAAAAGATCTATACTACGCACTGCCTC is a genomic window of Flagellimonas sp. CMM7 containing:
- a CDS encoding DUF5916 domain-containing protein, with product MKYLCLTALALLCLMPGTLLSQDSIPKRIYTTSFVEGLESPKIDGLLNDTSWELVAWSGDYVELSPQENTPPTEQTKLKIVYDEKNLYVAFRCYDKDPDGIVRRLSRRDGFDGDWVEINIDSFHDLRTAFSFTLSVSGVKGEEFITNDGGSWDNTWNPIWYAKTNIDQEGWTAEIRIPLSQLRFGKGANQVWGIQSTRRYFRKEERSVWQRSPINAPGWVSSFGELHGLKNLEPQRQLEIQPYVVSSFTTYEAENGNPFRDGNDKQLNAGLDGKIGVTNDLTLDFTINPDFGQVEADPSAIALDGFQIFFPEQRPFFIENKNIFDYRYSTSQSLYTLGFDNIFYSRRIGRSPQGFANIEQGEFSEQPDATTILGATKFSGKTKNGWSIGLLESMTSEESAKINGPNGDREQVVEPFTNYLVGRLQKDFNNRNTFLGGIFTATNRNKTKNLSFLHEAAYSGGIDLKHQWKNRAWYLNSTFIFSHVTGTSEAINATQNSFIRLFQREGASYLNVDAGRTSLTGTGGNINIGKAAGNWRFETGGAWNSPELELNDIGFQIQADDFRHYSWLSYRTTKPMEKVRSYTLNYRHLASFDFGGNLNDTRFDVNGFVNLNNNWFINGGITYRPLIFSNFALRGGPRLKFPSQFGIRQGLISDSRNKLRLNMTHTATWGAENALFNYNINGQITYQPTNALQVSIAPSYTLNRDELQYVNTSFFNDDSRYINASIQQQTLSFPLRIDYILTPNLSLQYWGQPFISRGIYKNLKYITNPTASQFNNRFQSYDPTQLTLVNGTYNIDENSDGNVDYSFFQPDFSFVQWRSNMVLRWEYIPGSELYLVWSQDISQFGDFNQGLFEGLDNNILNTRPENIFLVKVTYRFRR
- a CDS encoding GNAT family N-acetyltransferase gives rise to the protein MKINPNIRLVQPGDIDEIILLCKAHAAYEKTEYRLTTQKEDLLNDLFLETPKLYCIVVVYDHAIIGYATYMKQYSTWDAEEYIYMDCIFLKEYARGLGLGEKIMARIQEEGKKMGCTRIQWQTPNFNTRAIKFYKRIGAVSKPKERFFLNNSF